ATGATGCAATTGAAAAGATGCATAGGGCTAGTGTCACCTTTGGCAGTCCACACAAGATGCATGCAAAGGGCTAGAAAATGCAGTCAAGAAAGTTTTCCCCCATTGCCGGCAAAGGGAGTGCTTCAGCCAcatgtggatgaatttgatcaaaaaaattCAGAGGGGAAGAATTTGGTCGTATGTGGCCAGCAACAGGATCTTACACTAAACAGACACATTCATATCATCTTGGTAAGATAATGACAACATGCCCTGAGTTTGTTCCATGATAAAATTCTCTATTATGGTATAGGTCAGGATTTTAACACTGCCATCAGGTGTGATCATATCAACAacaacttggcagaaagttttaacaacaaGGTGAAGCAATTGAAAAACTTACTTGTGCATGGCATGGTTGACAAAATCAGGATCTTGATCATGCGCTTGTGGGAATTGAGAATAAGGATTGGTGATTGTCTATAAAGGGATAAGCTTCCTACGATGGTACAACATGTGGTCAACAGGAGCAGAAATCTTACACACTTATCTGTTGAAAAATCTTCTTTGTAGGGTGCTGAAGTTGGAGATACCAAACTGGTCGAAGGCATGTTGTTAACACTGAAATGCATGATTGCACTTGTTTGGAGTGGCAACACACTGGGAAACCATGTGATCATGACATACTTTTCTTGGTCTCCCGACTtaagataaacatgcacccatatttgcatgaatatTACCTAGTAGCAAGATTCAAGGCTTcatatgcaactccaattccagcacttacaaattagtctcagtggcctgaagtggaaattgaattttccatgtgtcaTCCTTTAACAAAAAGAAAGGTTGGCAGGCCTAAAgagagtagattcaaggcatggtttgagaaaggtgggagtagtaaaaGGGAGAAGGGAAAGAAGGATGCAAAGCCAAAAAGATCctaaaaaggtaacaaaaatagatGCAAGTTGTGCCAGAAACTTGGGCACCGAGTTGGATCTCCCGAATATTGTTACATTCCTGAAAGGCCAAAGTATGTGGGCTCATGTTTGCGATGTTTACTATTTGGCTGCATTTTTCAATTACTAACCAATTGACATGCTTTATTTTTAGGGGAAGCTTGCATGTAAGCCCCTTGTTGTTAAAGACTGATGGTCAAAGAAAAAGGCAAGAGGCAATGGCTGTAGAAAAAACAGAAGTTTTGGTGAAACAATGCACATTGAACCAGACGTGGATGGTGTGGTGCAAAATGAGCAAGACTCTAATGTGCTGCTGCAAAACGAGCAAGATTTGGATGTTCTGGTGCCAACTGAAGATATGGGTACCTCTAAAGATATTCCAGTTGATGTTATGCAAGCTGATATGTTGGATGTTGAGTTGCGAACTGATGATATTCTAGCTGATGTGGTGCCAACTGAGCCTATATTGGAAGTTGTGTTGCCAAATGATGATATTGGGCCCAATGATACTACAACTATTGTGGTGCGAAATGAAGCTACTATTCTAGGGAGTCTAGTGAAGAAAGCCAAGAGCTTGAGTGAACTAGGTGTTGTACAATAAAAAACAAGCATTgataaaaagaagaggaagaaatcgAGTGGTAAGAAGAAGCTGAAGTGAAAATTTGTTCAAACTTGTGTATCAGTACTATGTTGTAGAAATAAAACCTTGCCTGGATTTGTGTAATGGTGTAATACTATTCAAGTTTGAGACAAAAAAAACTTGagccaaaattcaaatttgaagttaTTTGGTATGTGGTATTGGTGTTACAATGATTTCTGAACTATTATGCATGTTAGGTGATTATTGGATCACTTTTATTATGCAAAACTTTGGACATGAAAAATATGCTCCAAATGAGCTTCAAACCTGTGATGCcacgagaccgttgcgccaggtgtcttccagttattcgctgttgttgccttgtcatttgcttgcgtgtcgcatcttgtcatgttatcatccgcattgcatctgcatgttttcaaaacttgcatccgtccgggttcgcccagttccgtccgttgtccgttctaagcccagatacactcgcacgcgcccgcggcacgtccgaatataagtggccggaaaatgttcttcgaatggtttgaaagttggcatgcggtcttattatagtgtaggtaggccacctgccaagtttcatcgcattccgagttcgtttgacaccccaacagataactatagcggcattatagccggtcttttcgtcggacgtttttggtctccgaaaacagtcgccgggtctctctctctgagagctctctctcttctcttctctcagcccaaagctTTCTGCACAGTCCGCTACCAACCCCCAGGCCCGGGAACCCCCTCCTTGCACAGTGCATcggcccctcgcgcgcgtccgagagttgtcccggacccgacccggacaatCGTCaacgttgggtccggatcatccccaaacatctataaaacatcaccatttttttatttggactccATAGCCTATTTTCCCTATCCGtctgattttgatcggagggacaaGATAGTCCCTAACCTAACCAACTTGCTATATATAGATCAACCATTAGACTATTTTGCCAAACCCTAAATTCTAGGACTTTTGTCcctgtcgccgccgccacccggtctcgatccacctcgggatccattctcctcgttttcctccacccaccaaccAAGGCTCCCCACTGCTCCTCCCTGATTCGCTCTGCCCGATCCACCATCGCAGCAAGCCGCCGCTCCAGCAGGACCTTGCGTCCCCGCTCCATCTCCCCGTTCTTCCCTGGTTCTCTCTCTGGTGCTCATGTCCATCGTTCTCTTCTTGCAACAGGAACAACCATGGCCGCTGTGTTCACAAGCAGCAGCTGCCATCGTCTTCCCCCGCCTCGCCTGTGACCTCCTCTGCATCGGTTCCGGCCCCGACGCCCGATCCCCATGCCTCCTCGTTCCCCTGCCTGCAGCAGCCGAGCAAGGGACCTCGCGCCCGATCCTTCCCCTCGTCCAGGAGgtaggagcccgagctcctcgatCCCTCCCGACGGCCAAGTCCTCGCAAGCCGCCGCCTGGAGCAGGCAGCCTCCGCTCCTCCTCACTCTGTCTGCGTCGCCGGGATTGCGTCAAGGCCGCCACCGTCCTGTTTGTCTTCCTGCGAGACGAGGCACCGAGCTCCACCGCAAGCCCCTCTACTGCTCTGcgtcacgctgctgctctgcttctCGGACGACCTCAGCGAGAGCCCCGCTCGCGCCCCCTCTGTCCCGTCGCCTGGATCCCGCTGCTGGTGCCCCCAAGTCCCTGCGCCTCTTCCGCCGGAGCAGCCCATCCTGCAGTCCCCGCTGCCGCTGTCGTGTCCTGCTTCTGTTCCTCCCGCTCGTCTCTGTACACGAGGAAATCAAGGGATCGACGAGCGCCCGTTGACCGAGACCCCGCCACGCGCCAGGGAGCGCAGCAAGGCCGGCCCATGCAGCTTCCCCCTCCCGGCCAACCGGGCTTCCTCTCCACCGCCTTGGGCcaaagcccatggtgaggcccctAGTGCCCCCTTTTTGTTTTTTTATCTATTCATCCAGCCTGCTATGTTTCGGCCCATAGTGTTTTTTTCCTGTTGCTGCGATTTTCACATTTATCCAGTTaaaacagttttgcagaaaagccctcaaacttcatgcatatcatatatCTCAAACTGTGCATCAtatggaaaaactttatatatgaaatatgcttagatttctgtctagtttcataatatgccactttcatccatgtttgaaatgcttaaaatgatgtttgattaaatttgctcatatagcatgctaaaatgatttaattcataactaaataaccgtagctccaaacctaacaaactttatatataAATGGGGTAGAAATTTGCcgagtttaacatggtgtacttgctgtgcatgtttaacaactctaaaattgtgtttagggcagataagtaccaaacctaaaatatgcacatgaggagtttccagacttgttgttttgttgttccagcctcatttaaacttgcctagatagatagtttcattatgcttcacctcttgccatgctaacaacatttaatattgttgagtacataaatgagatcgaactaaataagtcatgtggtgtttcgtcaatatgcaacggagttgcatattgagctccacttaatttgtaggattgtttgtgcactttgccatgccatgcttcattaaaccggacatgcatcatacttgattgtgcatcatgccatgttcatgtgttggttgtttactatgtagtgtacttctttccggtgttgcttcttcgggttggttccgataacgccgcgtttgtgaggatccattcgactacgaccgtttgtcttcttcatggactcattcttcttccttgcaggatctcaggcaagatgaccataccctcgaaatcacttctatctttgcttgctagttgctcactctattgctatgcctatgccgcgatacctaccacttgctatatcatgcctcccatattgccatgttaaacctctaacccaccatgtcctagcaaactattgtttggctatgttaccgctttgctcagcccctcttatagcgttgctagttgcagatgaagattggagtttgttccatgttggaacatgtttggGATAtctcaatatctcttattttaataaatgcatctatatacttggtaaagggtggaaggctcggccttatgcgtggtgttttgttccactcttgcctccctagtttccgtcatatcggtgttttgttccttgattt
The window above is part of the Triticum aestivum cultivar Chinese Spring chromosome 2A, IWGSC CS RefSeq v2.1, whole genome shotgun sequence genome. Proteins encoded here:
- the LOC123191642 gene encoding wiskott-Aldrich syndrome protein homolog 1-like — translated: MPPRSPACSSRARDLAPDPSPRPGGRSPSSSIPPDGQVLASRRLEQAASAPPHSVCVAGIASRPPPSCLSSCETRHRAPPQAPLLLCVTLLLCFSDDLSESPARAPSVPSPGSRCWCPQVPAPLPPEQPILQSPLPLSCPASVPPARLCTRGNQGIDERPLTETPPRARERSKAGPCSFPLPANRASSPPPWAKAHVYFFPVLLLRVGSDNAAFATTATPAAATAAGPSTSSLSFPVPAIDGEDDDEDVDEFNGFGALSEYDAGVTEIDEEDEKALAAFMSKETSSK